The following proteins are encoded in a genomic region of Pseudodesulfovibrio mercurii:
- a CDS encoding HD-GYP domain-containing protein, whose protein sequence is MGDREKQTVLVVDDIPTNLDLLVETLKDEYRVLAALNGREALEIVHSATPPDIVLLDVMLPHMDGYTVCREIKADLRSRNIPVIFVTARDQEEDQTRGFEAGGVDYIAKPISPAVVLARVRTHLALHNQNLALERQVTERSRDLYRTRMQIIRRLSVAAEYKDNETGLHIVRMSGCCRALALAAGLDEGAADLIHSAAPMHDVGKIGIPDHILTKPARLDPDEWEIMKTHTTIGAKIIGEHDNRLMVMARRIALTHHERWDGSGYPLGLAGEAIPLEGRIVALADVFDALTSRRPYKEAWPDDRACDYIREERGRHFDAHLADLFLDNLETMREIRANAGEDVFDE, encoded by the coding sequence ATGGGAGACAGGGAAAAGCAGACCGTACTGGTCGTGGACGATATCCCGACCAACCTCGATCTGCTCGTGGAGACCTTGAAGGACGAATATCGCGTCCTGGCCGCGCTCAACGGCCGGGAGGCCCTGGAAATAGTGCATTCGGCGACCCCGCCGGATATCGTGCTCCTGGACGTGATGCTGCCCCACATGGACGGTTACACGGTCTGCCGGGAGATCAAGGCGGACCTGCGTTCCCGGAACATTCCGGTGATCTTCGTCACGGCCCGCGACCAGGAGGAGGACCAGACCAGGGGGTTCGAGGCGGGCGGCGTGGACTACATCGCCAAGCCCATCAGCCCGGCCGTGGTTCTGGCCCGCGTGCGCACCCACCTGGCCCTGCACAACCAGAACCTGGCCCTGGAGCGTCAGGTCACCGAGCGCTCGCGCGACCTCTACCGCACCCGCATGCAGATCATCCGCAGGCTCAGCGTGGCCGCCGAGTACAAGGACAACGAGACCGGCCTGCACATCGTGCGCATGAGCGGCTGCTGCCGGGCCCTGGCCCTGGCCGCCGGGCTGGACGAGGGCGCCGCCGACCTCATCCACAGCGCGGCCCCCATGCACGACGTGGGCAAGATCGGCATTCCGGACCATATCCTGACCAAGCCCGCCAGGCTCGACCCGGACGAGTGGGAGATCATGAAGACCCACACCACCATCGGGGCCAAGATCATCGGCGAGCACGACAACCGGCTCATGGTCATGGCCCGGCGCATCGCCCTGACCCACCACGAGCGGTGGGACGGCTCGGGCTATCCCCTGGGGTTGGCCGGGGAGGCCATCCCGCTTGAGGGGCGCATCGTGGCCCTGGCCGACGTGTTCGACGCCCTGACCTCCAGGCGGCCCTACAAGGAGGCCTGGCCCGACGACAGGGCGTGCGACTATATCCGCGAGGAGCGGGGGCGCCACTTCGACGCCCACCTTGCGGATCTCTTCCTCGACAACCTCGAGACCATGCGCGAGATCAGGGCCAACGCGGGCGAGGACGTCTTCGACGAGTAG
- a CDS encoding DEAD/DEAH box helicase, whose product MENDTLHPENGTNTPENGPAPITFDNLPEKLRQACDRAGWDRLMPVQERAIPFLLDNQDVMVQARTGSGKTGAFVLPLMEKLDPSRHTCQALVMVPTRELAKQVAQEARTLAGDNLRVVAVYGGVGYKEQLDAFREGANLVVGTPGRILDHLMRRNLTLDDLRVVIFDEADRMLSVGFYPDMVEVKRYLPRNIDGAYMFSATFPPSVLRLAEEFMVKPEFLSLSSDEENVSAIAHQFVEVPAMGKERKLIKLIELENPTSALIFCNTKRNVEFTAALLSQFGFDAEGLTSDLTQNKREALMARIKEGKLRFLVATDVAARGIDIPELSHVFMMEPPEDPESYVHRAGRTGRAGATGTAITLVDVIQRIELERIAARFKIQFEEIKDPTDEDVTAIIGERLTAMLEKKFRKLTNLQKERVSRFLPVAKTYAEHEDSLALLAMLLDELYQPTLHGKPAAPDTASEAQREPQRERPARKRGGRNRRSDEPSGERRQARPAPAETADEPSQAKPRPSEGRQPREDRQPREDRQPREDRQPREEREPEARPGEAEQPSPAAREQSRPPRSRSRRPARSEEERPARSEEERPARSEEDRPARFEEDRPARSEEDRPARAARATAPSDDEGDEGKAKIKRRRRRRRRKPSGS is encoded by the coding sequence ACACCCTGCATCCCGAAAACGGGACCAACACACCGGAAAACGGCCCCGCGCCGATCACCTTCGACAACCTGCCCGAAAAACTGCGGCAGGCCTGCGACCGCGCAGGATGGGACAGGCTCATGCCCGTCCAGGAACGCGCCATCCCCTTCCTCCTCGACAACCAGGACGTCATGGTCCAGGCCCGCACCGGGTCCGGCAAGACCGGCGCCTTCGTCCTGCCGCTCATGGAAAAACTCGACCCGTCCCGGCACACCTGCCAGGCCCTGGTCATGGTCCCCACCCGCGAGCTGGCCAAGCAGGTCGCCCAGGAGGCGCGCACCCTGGCCGGCGACAACCTCCGGGTCGTGGCCGTGTACGGCGGCGTGGGCTACAAGGAACAGCTCGACGCCTTCCGCGAGGGCGCGAACCTGGTGGTCGGCACCCCCGGCCGCATCCTGGACCATCTCATGCGCCGCAACCTGACGCTGGACGACCTGCGCGTGGTCATCTTCGACGAGGCGGACCGCATGCTCTCCGTGGGCTTCTATCCGGACATGGTCGAGGTCAAGCGCTACCTGCCGCGCAACATCGACGGCGCGTACATGTTCTCGGCCACCTTCCCGCCCAGCGTGCTGCGCCTGGCCGAGGAGTTCATGGTCAAGCCGGAATTTTTGAGCCTCTCCTCGGACGAGGAAAACGTCTCGGCCATCGCCCACCAGTTCGTGGAGGTTCCGGCCATGGGCAAGGAGCGCAAGCTCATCAAGCTCATCGAGCTGGAGAACCCCACCTCGGCCCTGATCTTCTGCAACACCAAGCGCAACGTGGAATTCACCGCCGCCCTGCTCTCCCAGTTCGGGTTCGACGCCGAGGGGCTGACCTCGGACCTGACCCAGAACAAGCGCGAGGCGCTCATGGCCCGCATCAAGGAGGGCAAGCTGCGCTTCCTGGTGGCCACGGACGTGGCCGCGCGCGGCATCGACATCCCGGAGCTGTCCCACGTGTTCATGATGGAGCCGCCCGAGGACCCGGAGTCCTACGTGCACCGCGCCGGCCGCACCGGCCGGGCCGGAGCCACGGGCACGGCCATCACCCTGGTGGACGTCATCCAGCGCATCGAGCTGGAGCGCATCGCGGCCCGGTTCAAGATCCAATTCGAGGAGATCAAGGACCCGACCGACGAGGACGTCACGGCCATCATCGGCGAACGGCTGACCGCCATGCTCGAAAAGAAGTTCCGCAAGCTGACCAATCTCCAGAAGGAACGGGTCTCCCGCTTCCTGCCCGTGGCCAAGACCTACGCCGAGCACGAGGACTCCCTGGCCCTGCTGGCCATGCTCCTGGACGAGCTGTACCAGCCCACCCTGCACGGCAAGCCCGCCGCGCCCGACACCGCCTCCGAAGCGCAACGCGAACCGCAGCGCGAACGGCCCGCACGCAAGCGCGGCGGCCGCAACCGAAGGTCCGACGAGCCCTCCGGGGAACGGCGCCAGGCCAGGCCCGCGCCGGCCGAGACGGCCGACGAGCCCAGCCAGGCCAAGCCCCGGCCCAGCGAGGGACGGCAACCTCGTGAAGACAGGCAGCCTCGTGAAGACAGGCAGCCTCGTGAAGACAGGCAGCCCCGCGAGGAGCGCGAACCCGAAGCCCGGCCCGGCGAGGCCGAGCAGCCGAGCCCTGCGGCCAGGGAGCAGTCACGCCCGCCCCGGTCCCGGAGCAGGCGTCCGGCCCGATCCGAAGAGGAGCGTCCCGCACGTTCCGAGGAGGAGCGTCCCGCACGTTCCGAGGAGGACCGCCCCGCACGTTTCGAGGAGGACCGCCCCGCACGCTCCGAGGAGGACCGCCCCGCACGGGCCGCGCGCGCGACCGCGCCGTCCGACGACGAGGGCGACGAAGGCAAGGCCAAGATCAAGCGGCGCAGGCGCAGGCGTCGGCGCAAGCCCTCGGGCAGCTAG